In Myxococcota bacterium, the DNA window CACCGGCGGCAAGAAGTTCAACGTCACGATCAGCCTCGCCAGCCGCGAGGACGCGGAATCATGAAGGAACTCTGGGAGCGCATCCAGAAGGCCTACGCCGGCCTCGAGCCGCGCGAGCGGTTGCTCGTCTCGATCATGGGCGGGCTCTTCGCCGTCGCCCTGCTCTGGGCGGGTGTCGTGAACCCGATCCTCAGCGCGGCAGACGAGGGCGAGCAGCGGCTCGTGACCGCAGACCAGCAGCTGCGCGTCATGCAGCGACTGCGTCGCGACTACGACGACGTCCAGGGGCGGCTCACCGATGTCGAGGAACGCATTCGCAGCGGCGGTCGCGGCAATCTGCGCACCACCCTGGAGACCCTGGCACGCCAGGCGACCGTGAACATCGAGTCGATGGAGCCCCAGGCGTCGCCGACCCACCCGAAGTACAAGGAAACCAAGGTCGAGGTGGGCCTGCGCAACGTCACGCTGGCCCAGACCGTGAACTACCTGCATCAGATCGAATCGGCGCGTCAGGCGCTCTCGGTCAAGAGCCTCCGCATCAAGACCCGGGTCGAGAACCCCCAGTACCTCGACGTCACCTTCACCGTCTCCTCCTTCGAGCCCATCTGATGAGCGACGCGCTTTCCACGCCCACGTCACCGCGGCCGCTGCGCCTCACCGGAATCCTGTTCGCGGCGCTCGCGCTCACCTTCGTCTTCATCCTGATTCGCTTCCCCTACGACCTCCTCGCCGAGCGCGTCGCCGACTCGGTCGAGCGACAGACGGGAATGCGGATCTCGCTCGGCGAGATCTCCGTCGGGATCGTGAAATGGGGCCCGGGTCTCGAGGCCGAGGCCGTGCGTATCGTGCGCCCGAACGGAGCGCGCTTCGAGCTCGATCAGGTGGGGGCCCGCCCGGCCCTCTCGCTCTCCTGGCTGACCGGGAACCCGGCCCTCGCTCTCGAAGTGTCGTCGGTCCAGGGAGAAGTGGACGGAGTCGCCACCTTCGGAGACGCCGGGGGCTTCCACGGCACGCTCGCGAACCTCGACCTCGCCCAGCTGCCGCCGGATCTGCTGCGCTCGCCGCTGCAGCTCGAAGGCATCGCCAATGCCGACGTCGCCCTCGATGGAACCGAAGCGGGCACCGAGGGCAAGATCCGATTCGACGCGCAAGACGGATCCCTGGGCCACCCCAACCTGCCCTTCGCGCTGCCGTTCACCACCTTCAGCGGCGACCTCGATCTGGGCGGCGACGCCTTCGCCGAGATCCGCGACCTCAACCTCGACTCTCCGCTCGCGAGCGGCCGGGGACGCGGCACCGTGGGCAAGGGGCCGAGCTTCGCGAACGCCCCGCTCCGCCTGGAGATCGAGCTGACCGTCAGTGGCGCCATCCAGAGCTCGCTCGCGAGCCAGGGCGTCAAAGTCGGCCGGGACGGCACCGTGCGGGTGACCCTGATGGGCACGCCCGCGCGGCCCACCCTGCGCTGAGCCACGCGGCCTGAGATAGCCTGGAGCCGCCGTGGAAGCGCTGCAGAAGGTCTTCAAGACGCTCTCGGACCCGACCCGGGTTCGCGTCCTCGCGCTGCTCGAACAAGAGGAGCTCGCGGTCCAGGAGTTGATGGACGTACTCGGGATGGCCCAATCGCGGGTCTCACGACACCTCGCGATCCTGCGCGAGGCCGGCCTGCTCAAGGATCGCCGCGACGGCACCTACGTCTTCTATCGCTTCGCCCTCCCCGAGGATGGGCCCTGGCGCGAGACCTGGCGGCTCGTCCAGGCGAATCTGGCCGACGATGCCACCCGCGCCCGCGACATCGCCGCGCTCTCCCAGGTGATGGAGGCGCGTGCCGAGCGCACGCGCAGCTTCTTCGACGCGGTCGGACCCGAGTGGGATGCCCTGCGCAAGGTCTTCCACGACGATGCGCTGCGCAGCCGCGCCATCATTCGTCTCGTCCCTCCCGGGCTGCGCGTCGCCGACATCGGCACGGGCACCGGCATCCTCGCCGCCGAGCTCGCGCGGCTCGGCATGTCGGTGATCGCGATCGACCACTCGGCGCGCATGCTCGAGGCCGCGCGAACGAAGCTCGAGGCCGAAGGCATCTCCGGGGTCGAGCTGCGCGAAGGCGAAGTCAGCGCCCTCCCACTCTCGGACAGCGAGCTCGACGCCGCCTTCGCCCACATGGTGGTGCACTACCTGCCGTCACCGGCCGACGCGATCCGCGAGATGGCACGCGTCGTACGTCCCGGCGGCCAGGTGATCCTGATCGACTTCGTGCGCCACGAACACGAGTGGATGCGCCAGGAGCTCGGCGTGCACTGGTTGGGCTTCGACCTCGACGAGGTCGCGAGCTGGTTCGCTCAGGCGGGTCTCGAGGAGACCCGCACGGAGATCCACAGCGCTGGAAACACCGCGCGAGATCTCCCGGCCACCTTCATCGCGTCGGCGCGACGCCCGGACTGAGGGTGCTCCAGGCCGTCCTCTTCGATGCGACCGGCACTCTGATCGCCCCGCGCGAGCCCATCGGAGAGGTGTACGCCCGAGAGGCCGCGCGCCAGGGCGTCGAGATCTCGGCGTGGCGACTCGACGACGCGTTTCGCCGGGTGTGGCGGCAAGGCGCGACGCTGATCTTCCCCGACGCGTCCGCCGCAGAACGCCCCGCCCTCGAGCGCGCGGCCTGGCGCGACATCGTCCGACGCACCTTTCTCGCGGCCGACTCGGACCGACGCCTCCCCGACTTCGAGGAGAGCTTCACCACCCTCTTCGCTCACTACGCGCGCGCCGAGGCGTGGGCACTGCGCGGCGGGACGCGCGAGGCCCTCGAAGCGCTCCGGCGGTACGGCCTCCGGCTCGGCGTCGTCTCGAACTTCGACCACCGCCTCCCCGGCATCCTCGACGGACTCGGCGTCCGCGAGCACTTCGCTTCCGTGGTGCTCGCCGGCGACGTCGGCGCCGAGAAACCCGACCCGGCGATCTTCGAGCGCGCC includes these proteins:
- the gspM gene encoding type II secretion system protein GspM, which translates into the protein MKELWERIQKAYAGLEPRERLLVSIMGGLFAVALLWAGVVNPILSAADEGEQRLVTADQQLRVMQRLRRDYDDVQGRLTDVEERIRSGGRGNLRTTLETLARQATVNIESMEPQASPTHPKYKETKVEVGLRNVTLAQTVNYLHQIESARQALSVKSLRIKTRVENPQYLDVTFTVSSFEPI
- the gspN gene encoding type II secretion system protein GspN — translated: MSDALSTPTSPRPLRLTGILFAALALTFVFILIRFPYDLLAERVADSVERQTGMRISLGEISVGIVKWGPGLEAEAVRIVRPNGARFELDQVGARPALSLSWLTGNPALALEVSSVQGEVDGVATFGDAGGFHGTLANLDLAQLPPDLLRSPLQLEGIANADVALDGTEAGTEGKIRFDAQDGSLGHPNLPFALPFTTFSGDLDLGGDAFAEIRDLNLDSPLASGRGRGTVGKGPSFANAPLRLEIELTVSGAIQSSLASQGVKVGRDGTVRVTLMGTPARPTLR
- a CDS encoding metalloregulator ArsR/SmtB family transcription factor, which codes for MEALQKVFKTLSDPTRVRVLALLEQEELAVQELMDVLGMAQSRVSRHLAILREAGLLKDRRDGTYVFYRFALPEDGPWRETWRLVQANLADDATRARDIAALSQVMEARAERTRSFFDAVGPEWDALRKVFHDDALRSRAIIRLVPPGLRVADIGTGTGILAAELARLGMSVIAIDHSARMLEAARTKLEAEGISGVELREGEVSALPLSDSELDAAFAHMVVHYLPSPADAIREMARVVRPGGQVILIDFVRHEHEWMRQELGVHWLGFDLDEVASWFAQAGLEETRTEIHSAGNTARDLPATFIASARRPD
- a CDS encoding HAD-IA family hydrolase — encoded protein: MLQAVLFDATGTLIAPREPIGEVYAREAARQGVEISAWRLDDAFRRVWRQGATLIFPDASAAERPALERAAWRDIVRRTFLAADSDRRLPDFEESFTTLFAHYARAEAWALRGGTREALEALRRYGLRLGVVSNFDHRLPGILDGLGVREHFASVVLAGDVGAEKPDPAIFERALAELDVPASEALFVGDDAEKDLAGAQRAGLRALDVGSLATLAELPDRLRTGFPSAQENA